One window of Ziziphus jujuba cultivar Dongzao chromosome 5, ASM3175591v1 genomic DNA carries:
- the LOC107420864 gene encoding uncharacterized protein LOC107420864, translating to MKGREAKGAPSADLLVCFPSRARLTLMPKPICSPARPSEPNKRHHHHHHHHLKKSTTRGPGQASPLLWSKSKSMGSEISEPTSPKVTCAGQIKVRHKTSSCKSWQSVMEEIEKIHTNRQQHKKKPSWVEALGFKKEIMQFLTCLRSIRFDFRCFGSFHESDITSDDEDEEEDEDQYHENHVVVEASEDSSETSRTVFSKWFMVLQEDQNNGFCRELDKKEREKQSDEDRPAAATGGVPSVPPPNALLLMRCRSAPAKSWLEGKKKEEEEEEEEEKEENEDDEDEDGAGEREKELKKAKSLKCLMEEERRKNKTESLVVMRYDPDLYNISSDIAKETWVVGGMKDALSKSRSWKR from the coding sequence ATGAAAGGAAGAGAGGCAAAAGGAGCTCCTTCAGCAGATCTTTTAGTATGTTTTCCTTCTCGAGCTCGTCTAACACTAATGCCTAAGCCAATTTGCAGTCCAGCTAGGCCTTCTGAGCCCAACAagcgccaccaccaccaccaccaccaccacctaaAGAAATCTACTACCAGAGGTCCTGGCCAAGCCAGCCCACTTTTATGGTCTAAAAGCAAGTCAATGGGCTCGGAGATCTCTGAACCAACTTCCCCGAAAGTGACCTGTGCTGGTCAGATCAAAGTGAGGCATAAAACGAGTTCTTGCAAGAGCTGGCAATCAGTCATGGAGGAAATCGAGAAGATTCACACCAACAGACAGCAACACAAAAAGAAACCCAGTTGGGTCGAGGCACTCGGATTCAAGAAAGAAATAATGCAATTCCTCACTTGTCTTCGAAGCATTCGGTTCGATTTTCGGTGTTTTGGGTCTTTCCATGAATCGGATATTACCAGTGATGAtgaggatgaagaagaagacgaagatcAATATCATGAAAACCACGTGGTGGTTGAGGCTAGCGAGGATAGTTCTGAAACTTCAAGAACTGTGTTTTCGAAATGGTTCATGGTTCTGCAAGAAGATCAGAATAATGGGTTTTGCAGAGAATTAgataagaaagagagagaaaagcagAGTGATGAAGATCGACCTGCTGCTGCCACTGGTGGTGTACCCTCTGTTCCTCCACCAAATGCTCTGCTGCTGATGCGTTGCAGGTCTGCTCCGGCAAAAAGCTGGTTggaagggaaaaagaaagaagaagaagaagaagaagaagaagaaaaagaagaaaatgaagatgatgaggatgaAGATGGTGCTggagaaagagaaaaggaatTGAAAAAAGCAAAGAGCTTGAAGTGTTTAATGGAGGAAGAGAGGAGAAAGAACAAAACGGAGAGCCTGGTGGTGATGAGATATGACCCAGATCTGTACAA
- the LOC107420821 gene encoding F-box protein AUF2, which translates to MDGFDRLPDSLILQIFNSVSDIKTLIRCRAVCKRFNSLVPQSESLLLKVDCVISSESSDDDSFLVAFIKSVIKSLHDLVSPKPLPSLPSPSQNSPAQILHGFDKVRNLEIELPSGDLKLEKGAVVKWRAEFGKTLRSCVILGFRRIRDSGEGGVGGEVDLAGGLKMRVVWTISALIAASARHYLLKEVVREQRGLERLVLRDREGEGTLVMTESGLKEWWGRNGEEEEEEEEEEEEEEEGWERNRTRVPSVRMRMRHEPRVELSGGVWAEGATLVVVRPSSAHGEVEEEVREDGEMAREAFGGGVCGEAVQALLKGWSYVLEMNSF; encoded by the coding sequence ATGGACGGCTTTGATCGACTTCCAGACTCGTTGATCCTCCAGATCTTCAACTCAGTCTCAGATATCAAAACCTTAATTCGATGCCGAGCCGTGTGCAAGCGATTCAACTCGCTGGTGCCTCAGTCGGAATCGCTACTCCTGAAGGTGGACTGCGTCATCTCCTCCGAGTCAAGCGACGACGATTCCTTCCTGGTGGCTTTCATCAAATCCGTAATCAAATCCCTACACGACCTCGTCTCCCCGAAACCCCTTCCGTCGCTCCCAAGCCCTTCCCAGAACTCCCCGGCTCAGATCCTCCACGGCTTCGACAAAGTCCGTAACCTCGAGATCGAATTGCCCTCCGGCGACCTCAAATTGGAGAAAGGCGCCGTCGTCAAATGGAGAGCGGAGTTCGGCAAAACCTTGCGGAGCTGCGTGATTCTCGGATTCCGCCGGATCAGGGATTCCGGTGAGGGTGGAGTAGGAGGAGAAGTGGATTTGGCGGGAGGGTTGAAGATGAGGGTGGTGTGGACGATAAGCGCACTGATTGCGGCATCGGCGAGGCACTATTTGTTAAAGGAAGTGGTGAGGGAACAGAGAGGGCTGGAGAGGTTGGTTCTGAGGGATAGAGAAGGAGAAGGGACGCTGGTAATGACGGAGTCAGGGTTGAAAGAGTGGTGGGGGAGAAATGGggaggaagaggaggaggaagaagaagaggaggaggaggaagaagaagggtgGGAGAGGAACAGGACGAGAGTGCCGAGTGTGAGAATGAGGATGAGGCACGAGCCCAGAGTGGAGCTGAGCGGTGGGGTTTGGGCGGAGGGTGCGACGCTGGTGGTGGTGAGGCCGAGCAGTGCACACGGTGAGGTGGAGGAGGAAGTGAGAGAAGACGGTGAAATGGCGAGGGAAGCATTCGGAGGAGGAGTGTGTGGAGAGGCAGTGCAGGCTTTGCTAAAGGGCTGGAGTTATGTACTGGAAATGAACTCTTTCTAG
- the LOC107420857 gene encoding NDR1/HIN1-like protein 13, translated as MAERVLPPSGDDDDNNNNNNNNNNINSGQIQPLSQQSQQQQQTTLCSGTYVVQVPKDQVYRVPTPQQAEIADRHRNNAQRSKNKTCCSCCCCFSVLVVVLVVLGIASIVFSVFLKHKDPVFYVESLTAVNGSRSDTKNLRQDYRMRLKVVNSNKKIDILYKEGGEASLCFRKQEIALGKYPTFFQHHKNTTTFDLVLHGSDVVLPKEMEKSMKNGSQKVHVFLSLNMKIPVRMKLWKLKTGSKKFGVACDVMVDTLAKGTRILSQECNTKRL; from the coding sequence ATGGCGGAGCGGGTATTACCACCTTCCGGCGACGACgacgacaacaacaacaacaacaacaacaacaacaacatcaatTCCGGCCAGATTCAACCACTATCACAACAATctcaacaacagcaacaaactACATTATGTTCAGGCACATACGTCGTCCAGGTGCCCAAAGATCAAGTGTATCGTGTTCCGACTCCCCAGCAGGCCGAGATTGCCGATCGACATCGCAACAATGCTCAAAGGAGCAAAAACAAGACATGCTGTTCATGCTGCTGTTGTTTTTCAGTTCTGGTTGTGGTTCTCGTCGTTCTTGGCATTGCATCAATTGTTTTCTCCGTTTTTCTCAAGCATAAAGACCCTGTGTTTTACGTCGAAAGCCTCACCGCCGTCAACGGCTCAAGATCCGACACCAAGAATCTCCGGCAGGATTACAGGATGAGATTGAAAGTTGTAAATTCGAATAAGAAAATAGATATTTTGTACAAAGAAGGAGGTGAAGCTTCCCTCTGTTTTAGGAAACAAGAAATCGCCCTGGGAAAATACCCAACGTTTTTCCAACACCATAAAAATACTACGACGTTCGATCTAGTGCTTCATGGGTCTGACGTCGTTTTGCCAAAGGAAATGGAGAAGAGCATGAAGAATGGGAGCCAAAAAGTTCATGTTTTCTTATCTCTAAATATGAAAATCCCAGTGAGAATGAAACTTTGGAAGTTGAAAACTGGAAGCAAAAAATTCGGGGTTGCATGCGATGTCATGGTGGATACGTTGGCAAAAGGTACTCGGATTCTGTCTCAGGAATGCAATACGAAACGTCTTTAG
- the LOC107420859 gene encoding probable trehalose-phosphate phosphatase D yields MTKQNVVVSDVKGVAISVAVSNQSFFSSSVVPSHLDAPGGCITISRNKLLRLENGGGARISAWVESMRASSPSRMKSNNTSSLSEKETDEQSSWTLHHPSALRMFEEITSASKGKQIVMFLDYDGTLSPIVEDPDRAFMSNKMRNAVRDIARYFPTAIVSGRCRDKVYSFVKLAELYYAGSHGMDIKGPSKCHKYKNENKAVFYQPASEFLPMIDEVYKILSEKTKSIPGARVENNKFCCSVHFRCVDEKSWDALADLVSVVLNEYPKLRYTQGRKVLEIRPTIKWDKGKALEFLLESLGYANSNEVLPVYIGDDRTDEDAFKVLKDRGQGFGILVSKVPKETSATYTLKEPSEVKDFLRRLVKWKRLSM; encoded by the exons ATGACCAAGCAAAATGTGGTTGTTTCCGATGTGAAAGGCGTGGCAATTTCGGTTGCCGTGTCGAACCAGTCCTTTTTTTCTTCATCGGTGGTTCCGAGCCATCTGGATGCACCAGGTGGCTGCATCACCATTTCTAGGAATAAGCTCCTGAGGCTTGAAAATGGAGGTGGAGCTAGGATCAGTGCTTGGGTTGAATCCATGAGAGCTTCTTCTCCTTCCCGTATGAAATCCAATAATACTTCCTCACTTTCTGAAAAAGAAACCGATGAGCAAAGCTCTTGGACT CTCCATCACCCATCAGCTTTGCGCATGTTCGAGGAAATAACAAGTGCTTCAAAGGGGAAGCAGATTGTGATGTTTCTTGACTACGATGGTACCCTCTCCCCCATTGTTGAAGACCCAGATCGTGCCTTTATGTCCAATAAG ATGAGAAATGCTGTGAGAGACATAGCCAGATACTTTCCAACAGCTATAGTCAGCGGGAGGTGCAGAGACAag GTTTATAGCTTTGTGAAATTGGCAGAGCTTTACTATGCTGGTAGCCATGGAATGGACATTAAAGGACCatcaaaatgtcataaatacaAGAAT GAGAATAAAGCAGTCTTCTATCAACCTGCCAGTGAATTTCTACCTATGATCGATGAG GTGTACAAAATACTGTCggagaaaacaaaatcaatcCCAGGGGCCAGGGTAGAAAACAACAAGTTCTGTTGCTCTGTACACTTCCGTTGCGTTGATGAGAag AGTTGGGATGCTTTGGCAGATCTAGTTAGTGTAGTGCTCAATGAGTATCCAAAACTCAGATACACTCAAGGAAGGAAG GTATTAGAGATCAGACCCACAATTAAATGGGACAAGGGCAAAGCCCTGGAGTTCTTGCTAGAGTCACTAG GATATGCCAATTCTAATGAAGTATTACCAGTATATATTGGAGATGATCGGACCGATGAGGATGCGTTCAAG GTTCTGAAAGATAGAGGACAAGGATTTGGAATCCTTGTTTCTAAAGTTCCAAAGGAAACAAGTGCTACTTATACTTTGAAAGAACCATCTGAG GTTAAGGACTTTTTGCGGCGGTTGGTAAAGTGGAAAAGATTGTCAATGTGA